In Solanum lycopersicum chromosome 5, SLM_r2.1, the following are encoded in one genomic region:
- the LOC101249548 gene encoding inorganic pyrophosphatase TTM2, whose amino-acid sequence MPKDTSNGEATRRAGLLKDQVQLVKRKNCDRYEIISIPDNLSFEKGFFVVIRACQLLVQKNEGLIILGVAGPSGAGKTVFTEKILSFMPSVAVISMDNYNDASRIVDGNFDDPRLTDYDTLLKNINDLKAGKPAEVPIYDFKSSSRIGYRILEVPSSRILIIEGIYALSEKLRPFLDLRVSVTGGVHFDLVKRVLRDIQRAGQEPSEIIHQISETVYPMYKAFIEPDLKTAHIKIINKFNPFTGFQSPTYILKSFRDVQVDQIKSALSEEHTESTEQTYDIYLLPPGEDPETCQSYLRMRNKDGKYSLMFEEWVTDSPFVISPRISFEVSVKLLGGLMALGYTIATILKRSSHVFSDEKVCVKIDWLEQLNRHYVQVQGRDRLIVKSVADQLGLEGSYTPRTYIEQIQLEKLVNEVMALPDDLKTKLSLDEDLVSSPKEALSRASAERVAWRNKNLRSGLSHSYANHREKNLSKIDTDGQRFDDRNTDSATLANQGAVTHLSEQISTLNDRMDDFTSKMEELNSKLTKKRTSQSTQSLALQAEACNGSGPTSYFISGLGNGSLTGSIMPNSSSSSLLIPKESNLMEELSNVARGQRQIMHQLDSLSNLLRERLGEQSRQARTSKRSDLNSIRVPLVVTLAVSGLGLFLFRSRN is encoded by the exons ATGCCTAAAGATACTAGTAATGGAGAAGCTACTCGGAGAGCTGGTCTCTTAAAGGACCAAGTTCAACTAGTCAAGAGAAAGAACTGTGATCGATATGAAATCATCTCGATACCTGATAATTTGTCATTTGAGAAAGGTTTCTTTGTTGTAATCCGTGCGTGCCAGTTGTTGGTTCAAAAGAATGAAGGATTGATAATACTTGGTGTTGCTGGTCCCTCCGGAGCAGGAAAGACTGTGTTTACGGAGAAAATACTCAGCTTCATGCCAAGTGTTGCAGTTATCTCAATGGATAATTACAATGATGCTAGTCGAATAGTTGATGGAAACTTTGATG ATCCACGACTTACAGACTACGATACATTGCTGAAAAACATCAATGATCTAAAGGCCGGGAAGCCGGCTGAGGTTCCCATATATGATTTCAAATCTAGCTCTCGCATAGGATACAG GATTCTTGAAGTACCTAGCTCCCGCATTTTGATTATTGAGGGTATCTATGCTTTGAGTGAAAAGTTGCGGCCTTTTCTGGATCTTCGCGTATCTGTGACAGGTGGGGTTCACTTTGATCTTGTCAAAAGGGTTTTACGGGATATACAGCGTGCCGGGCAGGAACCCTCGGAGATAATCCATCAAATATCTGAAACG GTTTATCCAATGTACAAGGCTTTTATTGAACCTGATCTCAAGACTgcacatataaaaattatcaacaaattTAATCCATTTACTGGATTTCAGAGTCCTACATACATTTTAAAG TCTTTTAGGGATGTGCAAGTCGATCAAATCAAGTCTGCATTATCTGAAGAACACACTGAAAGTACGGAGCAAACTTACGACATATACCTTCTGCCACCTGGTGAAGATCCAGAGACATGCCAATCATATCTGAGGATGAGAAATAAAGATGGAAAGTACAGTCTCATGTTTGAG GAGTGGGTAACTGATTCTCCATTTGTCATATCACCAAGAATCAGTTTTGAAGTTAGTGTGAAGCTTCTTGGTGGATTGATGGCTTTGGGATACACAATTGCGACAATACTCAAAAGAAGTAGTCATGTATTTTCTGATGAAAAGGTTTGCGTGAAAATTGATTGGCTTGAGCAACTGAACCGGCATTATGTTCAG GTCCAAGGAAGAGATCGCCTTATTGTAAAATCTGTTGCTGATCAGCTTGGACTGGAGGGTTCATACACTCCGCGTACATATATTGAGCAAATACAGCTAGAGAAGCTTGTGAATGAAGTTATG GCACTACCAGATGATTTGAAAACGAAGCTTAGCTTAGATGAAGATCTCGTCTCCAGCCCAAAAGAAGCTCTCTCTCGAGCCTCAGCAGAGAGAGTAGCATGGAGAAATAAGAATTTAAGAAG TGGATTGTCCCATTCGTACGCAAATCACAGAGAGAAAAATCTGTCCAAGATTGATACTGATGGTCAGAGATTTGATGACAGAAACACTGATTCAGCAACATTAGCAAATCAG GGAGCTGTTACACATTTATCGGAACAAATATCTACCTTGAATGATCGGATGGATGATTTTACATCTAAAATGGAAGAGCTTAATTCCAAGTTAACCAAAAAAAGAACTTCTCAGAGCACACAAAGTCTGGCTTTGCAAGCCGAAGCTTGTAATGGATCCGGCCCAACTTCTTACTTCATATCTGGTTTAGGAAATGGTTCCTTGACAGGATCCATTATGCCAAATTCATCCTCCTCCTCTTTGCTAATCCCAAAGGAGTCCAATCTGATGGAAGAG CTATCTAACGTGGCACGTGGACAACGCCAAATTATGCATCAGTTAGACAGCCTTAGCAATCTTCTTCGCGAGAGACTGGGAGAACAATCACGACAAGCCAGAACAAGCAAGAGAAGTGATCTAAATTCGATCAGAGTACCTCTCGTTGTGACCTTAGCAGTAAGTGGATTGGGGTTGTTTCTGTTTAGGAGCCGAAACTGA
- the LOC101249822 gene encoding F-box/FBD/LRR-repeat protein At1g13570-like, producing the protein MMDPEAKKQCCESLPFDVLSNLPENVIDIILMCLPFRDAVRTSILSKVWRYKWCRLPELTLDDAFWKTKNNLICHTTAITKIIYHILIFHEGPITKFTLCVPKSRSCPMIDDLIYFLAKNGIRDLVLKLPFKSEPYELPPSFFKSLHLKNLNLQNCSIVRPPTFKGLDRLIRLELCEVSISSEDLGSLISHCLLLEHLVLYIAETYSNLIEINAPRLKSFYFAGSVRSIILKNIPHLAKLLLASSDTDYFGEEKWDIVKFFESFESFSALEHIYLNMLFAAEASEVPKRLPFNLNSVKRLDISVDLYNSVEVSCALCLIRSFPYLQYMDISEAYPKYDMEEAYQVEFSSDVTFNHLREVRLTLASGSIIEMQLAKLLLANSPMLVRMLFTSSVVKGSAAVKKLVAELTTFQCASPKAEVSYIEN; encoded by the exons ATGATGGATCCTGAGGCTAAAAAGCAGTGTTGTGAATCTTTACCTTTCGATGTACTAAGCAATCTTCCGGAGAATGTCATTGACATTATATTAATGTGTTTGCCGTTTAGAGATGCGGTGAGGACTAGCATCTTATCAAAAGTATGGAGATATAAATGGTGCCGACTTCCTGAGTTGACACTTGATGATGCTTTTTGGAAAACAAAGAATAACTTAATATGCCATACGACTGCGATTACCAAGATTATCTAccatattttgatatttcatgAAGGGCCGATTACAAAGTTTACTCTCTGTGTTCCCAAGTCGAGAAGTTGTCCTATGATCGATGACTTGATATATTTCCTTGCGAAAAATGGCATTCGGGATCTTGTGCTTAAACTTCCATTCAAGAGTGAACCATATGAATTGCCACCTTCATTTTTCAAAAGCTTGCACTTGAAGAATTTGAATCTCCAGAATTGCTCAATAGTTCGTCCACCGACCTTCAAAGGACTTGATAGGTTAATTAGGTTGGAACTATGTGAAGTTTCAATTTCTTCCGAGGATCTGGGAAGTTTGATCTCTCATTGCTTGTTGCTCGAGCATTTGGTGTTGTATATTGCCGAGACTTACAGCAACCTCATCGAAATTAATGCTCCTAGGCTGAAATCATTTTACTTCGCAGGCAGTGTGAGATCtatcattttgaagaatatcCCTCATTTGGCAAAGCTTTTACTTGCATCTAGCGACACAGATTattttggagaagaaaaatgggatattgtgaagttcttcGAATCCTTTGAGTCTTTTTCTGCTCTCGAgcatatatacttgaatatg ttATTTGCTGCAGAAGCGAGTGAAGTACCAAAGAGGCTTCCGTTTAATCTCAACAGTGTCAAAAGACTTGACATAAGTGTTGATCTTTATAACTCGGTTGAGGTATCATGTGCTCTATGCCTGATTAGAAGCTTCCCGTATTTACAATATATGGATATTTCG GAGGCTTATCCTAAATATGATATGGAAGAAGCTTATCAAGTAGAATTTTCATCGGATGTGACGTTTAATCACCTAAGGGAAGTTAGGCTAACACTTGCTAGTGGCTCAATCATCGAGATGCAGCTTGCCAAACTTCTGTTAGCCAATTCTCCCATGCTAGTGAGAATGCTTTTCACGTCGTCTGTAGTTAAAGGATCTGCTGCAGTCAAAAAACTCGTTGCTGAGTTAACAACATTTCAGTGTGCATCACCTAAAGCAGAGGTGTCCTACATCGAAAACTAG
- the LOC101250990 gene encoding F-box/FBD/LRR-repeat protein At1g13570-like, with protein MFSKHACQSVPLDVLSSLPDNVIDEILMCLPLREAVRTSILSTKWRYKWCRIPDLKLDYKLWQSKVDKRSVLKKFTKIIYHLVTSHDGPISKFILSIRGLEDSPVLDKLIYFLSRNSVQHLELDISGYYKHKLPSSIFTCLRLMHLSLSGCSIQLAPRNFKGFDTLICLELRNMTISSKILENLISNSPLLDTLMLHQNVYFGIIEINAPKLRAFEFNEMEGSICLKSTPNLQDLTLWHKNYHVGSRNHFKSFYHLEYLVLNGHSLKVLAVAAGEVTTRLPFDLNSLKQLCLDEIYLRELDVVSSAVFLIKSFQHLQILEIQVEDYDNDMSALQCLELEAFSDVKFNHLRKFELSCFTGSDREMQLIKLLLAKSPVLENMRIHPLPDYDNASEKLKNEIPVLLNTLQRASPQVEVVYVFGS; from the exons ATGTTTTCCAAACATGCTTGTCAAAGTGTACCTCTGGATGTACTTAGTAGCCTTCCTGATAACGTAATCGATGAGATTCTTATGTGTTTGCCTTTACGAGAAGCTGTTAGGACAAGCATCTTATCGACGAAATGGAGATATAAGTGGTGCAGAATACCTGATTTGAAACTCGACTATAAGCTTTGGCAATCAAAAGTGGACAAGAGgagtgttttaaaaaaatttactaaaatcaTCTATCATCTTGTGACTTCTCATGATGGACCAATTTCTAAGTTTATCCTCTCGATTCGTGGACTTGAAGATAGTCCTGTGCTTGACAAGTTGATATATTTCCTCTCTAGGAATAGTGTTCAGCATCTTGAACTTGATATCTCTGGATACTACAAACATAAATTGCCTTCTTCAATTTTCACTTGTTTGCGATTGATGCATCTAAGCCTCAGTGGTTGTTCAATACAACTTGCTCCACGGAACTTCAAAGGTTTTGATACGTTAATTTGCCTGGAATTAAGGAACATGACAATTTCTTCCAAAATACTTGAAAATTTGATCTCTAATAGTCCATTGCTCGATACCTTAATGTTGCATCAAAATGTTTATTTTGGTATCATTGAAATTAATGCTCCCAAGCTTCGAGCCTTTGAATTCAACGAAATGGAAGGGTCTATATGTTTAAAAAGTACCCCTAATCTTCAAGATCTCACACTTTGGCATAAAAACTATCATGTGGGGAGCAGAAATCATTTCAAGTCTTTCTATCATCTCGAATATCTGGTGTTGAATGGCCATAGTCTCAAG GTTTTGGCTGTAGCAGCTggtgaagtaacaacaaggctTCCGTTTGATCTTAACTCTCTCAAACAACTTTGCCTAGATGAGATTTATCTGCGTGAATTAGATGTTGTCTCGAGTGCTGTTTTCTTGATTAAAAGTTTCCAACACTTGCAAATATTGGAAATACAG GTTGAAGATTATGATAACGATATGTCAGCACTACAATGTCTTGAATTGGAAGCTTTCTCCGATGTGAAATTTAATCACCTTAGGAAATTTGAGCTAAGTTGTTTTACAGGCTCGGACCGTGAGATGCAACTTATCAAGCTTTTGTTGGCCAAGTCTCCCGTATTAGAGAATATGCGAATCCATCCCTTGCCAGATTATGATAATGCTTCTGAAAAACTCAAAAACGAAATCCCTGTATTGCTAAATACACTTCAGCGTGCATCACCTCAAGTGGaagttgtttatgtttttggtAGCTAA
- the LOC101251287 gene encoding F-box/FBD/LRR-repeat protein At1g13570-like, producing MLSKEEKELCSATLPSDILSNLPENVLDEILIRVPLRDAVGTSILSKKWRYNWCRLPGLTLDQTLWDTTNKSIRFVTRFTDIIYHLLALHVGPITKFILSDIAKLGNYSKIDNLVLFLSRNGIQHLVLQFPKNKPYKLPSSFFTCLQMRHLSLHHCSIQPLSTFTGFSELVKLELYEVTISSEMLGSLISHSQLLEKLVLHISSSLDHIQIDAPKLKSFDFTGNVELISLKKVPFLLELSLFNTEVPSPGTGQHDFTKYFESFPNLEHLHLDYRSLQLLAAGSYDIATKLSSPLNGLKCLCLSDICLDELAELSPALCLIRSSPYLQYIQIKIDILELLPVRDDVINEIPSSFSDVTLRHLRSVKFEGITGKRPEMELVKLLLAKSPMLVRMQIQPDIENGSVETRLKVLTEITKFPRASPKAQVDYNSGV from the exons ATGCTTTCTAAGGAAGAAAAAGAACTTTGTAGTGCTACTTTACCTTCTGATATACTTAGCAACCTTCCTGAGAATGTACTTGATGAAATTCTTATTCGTGTGCCTTTACGAGATGCTGTGGGGACAAGTATCTTATCAAAGAAATGGAGATATAATTGGTGCAGACTTCCGGGGTTAACGCTTGATCAAACACTTTGGGATACAACAAATAAGTCAATACGCTTTGTAACTAGGTTTACAGACATAATCTACCACCTTTTGGCACTTCACGTCGGACCAATTACAAAGTTTATCCTCTCTGATATTGCTAAACTTGGAAATTACTCTAAAATTGACAATCTGGTACTGTTCCTCTCGAGAAATGGTATTCAACATCTTGTTCTTCAATTCCCGAAGAACAAACCATACAAATTgccttcttcatttttcacatGTTTGCAAATGAGACATCTGAGTCTTCATCATTGTTCAATTCAGCCTTTATCTACCTTCACAGGATTTAGTGAGTTAGTTAAACTTGAACTGTATGAAGTCACAATTTCCTCAGAAATGCTTGGAAGTTTAATCTCTCATAGCCAGTTGCTCGAGAAATTGGTACTGCATATCTCAAGTAGTTTAGACCACATTCAAATTGATGCTCCAAAGTTGAAATCCTTTGATTTCACAGGCAACGTAGAGTTAATATCGTTAAAGAAAGTACCCTTTCTTTTGGAACTTTCACTTTTTAATACAGAAGTACCATCTCCGGGGACAGGACAACATGATTTTACCAAGTATTTTGAATCTTTTCCTAATCTTGAGCATCTCCACTTGGATTATCGTAGTCTCCAG ttATTGGCTGCAGGATCATATGACATAGCAACAAAGCTTTCCTCTCCTCTTAATGGTCTTAAATGTCTTTGCTTATCCGACATTTGTTTGGATGAATTAGCCGAGCTTTCGCCTGCTCTTTGCTTGATAAGAAGCTCCCCATATTTGcaatatattcaaataaag ATTGATATTCTGGAGTTGCTACCTGTGCGCGATGATGTTATTAATGAAATTCCTTCAAGTTTCTCAGATGTGACATTGCGTCATCTCAGGTCTGTTAAGTTTGAAGGTATTACAGGCAAAAGGCCTGAAATGGAGCTTGTCAAGCTTCTGTTAGCTAAATCTCCGATGCTTGTGAGAATGCAAATCCAGCCGGACATAGAAAATGGATCTGTTGAAACAAGACTGAAGGTACTTACAGAGATAACAAAGTTTCCGAGGGCATCACCTAAAGCACAAGTTGACTATAACAGTGGTGTTTGA
- the LOC101251583 gene encoding F-box/FBD/LRR-repeat protein At1g13570-like, with the protein MVSKLCDFNLLSMLFLLLNLIKFKAFSDVPLNLLKVRNLPENVLDEILIRMTLRDAVRSSILSKKWRYSWCRLPELTLDQTLWDTTDQSICFVTRFTDIIYHLLALHVGPITKFILSDIANLGNYSKIDNLVLFLSKNGIQHLVLQFPKHKPYKLPSSFFTCSRMSHLSLHHCSIQPLSTFTRFSELVKLELYEVTISSEMLGSLISHSQLLEKLVLQISSILDHIPIDAPKLKSFDFTGNIELISLKKVPFLLELSLFNTVAPSPETGQHDFTKYFESFPNLEHLHLDYRSLKLLAAESYDIAAKLSSPLNGLKCLCLSDICLDSLAELSPALCLIRSSPYLQDIQIKIEYVALNNLLFPVPVDVVNEISSSFSDVTLNHLRSVEFEGITGKKAEMELVMLLLVSGALENANPAGHRKWIC; encoded by the exons ATGGTAAGTAAGCTGTGTGATTTTAATCTGTTATCAATGCTTTTCTTGCTCTTGAATCTCATCAAGTTTAAGGCCTTCTCAGATGTGCCATTGAATCTCCTCAAAGTGCG CAACCTTCCTGAGAATGTACTTGATGAAATTCTTATTCGTATGACCTTACGAGATGCTGTGAGGTCAAGTATCTTATCAAAGAAATGGAGATATAGTTGGTGCAGACTTCCTGAGTTAACACTTGATCAAACACTTTGGGATACAACAGATCAATCAATATGCTTTGTAACTAGGTTTACAGACATAATTTACCACCTTTTGGCACTTCACGTCGGACCAATTACAAAGTTTATCCTCTCTGATATTGCTAATCTTGGAAATTACTCTAAAATAGACAACCTTGTGTTGTTCCTCTCTAAAAATGGTATTCAACATCTTGTTCTTCAGTTCCCGAAGCATAAACCATACAAATTgccttcttcatttttcacatGTTCACGAATGAGTCATCTGAGTCTCCATCATTGTTCAATTCAGCCTTTATCTACCTTCACAAGATTTAGTGAGTTAGTTAAACTTGAACTGTATGAAGTCACAATTTCCTCTGAAATGCTTGGAAGTTTAATCTCTCATAGCCAGTTGCTCGAGAAGTTGGTATTGCAAATCTCAAGTATTTTAGACCACATTCCAATTGATGCTCCAAAGTTGAAATCCTTTGATTTCACAGGCAACATAGAGTTAATATCGTTAAAGAAAGTACCCTTTCTTTTGGAACTTTCACTTTTTAATACAGTAGCACCATCTCCGGAGACAGGACAACATGATTTTACCAAGTATTTTGAATCTTTTCCTAATCTTGAGCATCTCCACTTGGATTATCGTAGTCTCAAG TTATTGGCTGCAGAATCATATGACATAGCAGCAAAGCTTTCCTCTCCTCTTAATGGTCTTAAATGTCTTTGCTTATCCGACATTTGTTTGGATAGCTTAGCTGAGCTTTCGCCTGCTCTTTGCTTGATAAGAAGCTCCCCATATCTGCAAGATATTCAGATAAAG ATTGAGTATGTGGCATTGAACAACTTGCTTTTTCCTGTGCCCGTTGATGTTGTTAATGAAATTTCTTCAAGTTTCTCAGATGTGACATTGAATCACCTCAGGTCTGTTGAGTTTGAAGGTATTACAGGCAAAAAGGCTGAAATGGAGCTTGTCATGCTTCTGTTAGTCTCCGGTGCTCTTGAGAATGCTAATCCAGCCGGACATAGAAAATGGATCTGCTGA
- the LOC109120250 gene encoding uncharacterized protein — translation MLGSLLSHSPLLEKLVMQISSILDCIQIDAPKLKSFDFTDNINILSLVKSPFLVKLSLVSAAVTLKTETQLSKYFEVCPALEHLHFDDRSLQIDYVVVKEIPSSLSDMTLDHLRSVKLEGITGTKTEIEFIKLLLSKSPVLVRMLIQQEIANVSAETRLKVVTEITKFPRASPKAQVYYNSGV, via the exons ATGCTTGGAAGTTTACTCTCTCATAGCCCGCTGCTCGAGAAGTTGGTGATGCAAATCTCAAGTATTTTAGACTGCATTCAAATTGATGCTCCCAAGTTGAAATCCTTTGACTTCACTGacaatataaatatactttCCTTGGTGAAATCACCATTTCTTGTGAAACTTTCACTTGTGAGTGCAGCAGTTACTTTGAAGACAGAAACACAGCTTTCAAAGTATTTTGAGGTTTGTCCTGCTCTCGAGCATCTCCACTTCGATGATCGTAGTCTCCAG ATTGATTATGTGGTTGTTAAGGAAATTCCTTCAAGTTTATCTGATATGACGTTGGATCACCTCAGGTCTGTTAAACTTGAAGGTATTACAGGCACAAAGACTGAAATCGAATTTATCAAACTTCTATTATCCAAATCTCCAGTGCTAGTGAGAATGTTAATCCAGCAGGAGATTGCAAATGTATCTGCTGAAACAAGACTAAAGGTAGTTACAGAGATAACAAAATTTCCGAGGGCATCACCTAAAGCACAAGTTTACTATAACAGTGGTGTGTGA